From the Chloroflexus aurantiacus J-10-fl genome, one window contains:
- a CDS encoding 6-carboxytetrahydropterin synthase, whose translation MVVATRRFEFSAAHRYWRDDWSAEENERVFGPYTSPYGHGHNYTLDVSITGELDERTGMVMNMTELKAIVNEVLEEFDHKHLNYDTPYFRDQVPTTENLVRVLWRLIAARLPAHARLKHLRLYEQPDLWAEYDGVGETQFARLYTFAAAHRLHAPALSDEENLAIYGKCNNPNGHGHNYTLEVTVQGPIDPATGMLVDLEWLDRTVHSVIDRLHLRHLDREIPAFADRPSTAENIIVYLWNELAPLLEGRLALLRLWETRKNIFSYAGPSVIPA comes from the coding sequence ATGGTCGTTGCAACCCGTCGCTTTGAATTTTCGGCAGCTCATCGCTACTGGCGCGATGATTGGAGTGCGGAAGAAAATGAGCGCGTCTTCGGGCCGTACACCAGCCCATACGGTCATGGGCATAACTATACACTCGATGTCAGCATTACCGGTGAGCTTGACGAGCGCACCGGGATGGTGATGAATATGACCGAACTGAAGGCTATCGTGAATGAGGTGCTCGAAGAGTTTGACCACAAGCACCTCAATTACGATACACCTTACTTTCGCGATCAAGTGCCCACGACCGAGAATCTGGTGCGCGTACTCTGGCGTTTAATTGCAGCCCGCCTGCCTGCCCATGCGCGCCTGAAGCATCTCCGCCTCTATGAACAGCCCGATCTGTGGGCCGAATACGATGGTGTTGGTGAGACCCAATTTGCTCGCCTGTACACCTTCGCCGCTGCCCATCGTCTGCATGCACCAGCCTTGAGTGATGAGGAGAATCTGGCTATTTATGGCAAATGCAATAATCCTAATGGTCACGGTCACAACTATACGCTAGAGGTTACGGTACAGGGGCCGATTGATCCGGCAACCGGTATGCTGGTCGATCTGGAGTGGCTTGACCGCACGGTACACTCGGTCATCGACCGATTGCATCTGCGCCACCTGGATCGTGAGATTCCGGCTTTTGCCGACCGCCCATCGACCGCTGAGAATATCATCGTTTACCTCTGGAATGAACTTGCGCCGCTCCTTGAAGGTCGCCTGGCGCTCTTGCGCTTGTGGGAGACCCGCAAGAACATCTTTAGCTATGCCGGTCCGTCGGTCATTCCCGCCTGA
- a CDS encoding SDR family NAD(P)-dependent oxidoreductase yields the protein MRTILITGASRGIGAATALALAGPDTRLTLAARDRTALEAVARQATAAGAQCLVVPCDVTDPAQVAPTVAQAAGEGTLDVVVHSVGGALVAPLADIELPAWEEHMRTQLTSLFLVAKATTARMDRGSLFINIASVAARQAFPGWSAYVAAKHGALGFMAAIREELRPRGIRVCSILPAATDTAIWDAIPGDWSRTNMLQPGDVAAVIAALVALPPYATVEDLTIGHVAGRL from the coding sequence ATGCGTACCATTCTGATTACCGGTGCTTCACGCGGTATCGGTGCAGCTACAGCACTTGCATTGGCCGGGCCTGACACTCGTTTAACGCTGGCGGCGCGTGATCGTACTGCCCTCGAAGCGGTTGCCCGACAGGCTACTGCGGCTGGTGCCCAATGCCTTGTCGTACCGTGTGATGTCACCGATCCAGCCCAGGTTGCCCCAACCGTTGCTCAGGCTGCTGGAGAAGGGACACTTGATGTTGTGGTGCATAGTGTTGGTGGGGCTTTGGTAGCACCGCTGGCCGACATTGAACTTCCCGCCTGGGAAGAACACATGCGGACTCAGCTCACCAGTCTCTTCCTGGTTGCGAAAGCGACTACAGCCCGCATGGATCGCGGTAGCCTATTCATCAATATTGCCTCAGTTGCCGCTCGCCAGGCATTCCCAGGCTGGTCGGCATATGTAGCCGCTAAACACGGCGCACTTGGCTTTATGGCTGCCATCCGTGAAGAGCTGCGCCCACGCGGTATTCGTGTCTGTTCGATCCTACCCGCCGCCACCGATACCGCGATTTGGGATGCCATACCCGGTGACTGGTCGCGTACCAATATGCTACAACCGGGCGATGTTGCTGCGGTCATTGCCGCCCTTGTTGCACTTCCACCATACGCGACGGTTGAGGATTTGACGATTGGTCATGTCGCAGGGCGATTGTGA
- the folE gene encoding GTP cyclohydrolase I FolE codes for MSSNGNGYHHPTPELDEEHYESLIIPGRGKLEGMSFNADPRIEEAVRTILAAIGEVPDREGLQKTPSRVAKMYAELTAGYHIDPQALINGAVFSVAYDEMVLVTNIDYYSLCEHHMLPFFGQVHVAYIPNGKVVGLSKIPRIVEMFARRLQVQERMTVQIADFINATLEPAGVAVVAEGIHMCGVMRGVKKANARMVTSAMRGVFREDPKTRAEFMAHINRVNNRQE; via the coding sequence ATGTCTAGTAATGGTAACGGCTATCACCACCCAACTCCTGAGCTTGATGAGGAGCACTACGAGAGTTTGATCATCCCCGGTCGAGGGAAACTTGAAGGTATGTCATTTAACGCCGATCCTCGGATTGAGGAGGCGGTACGGACAATTCTGGCTGCTATTGGTGAGGTTCCGGATCGCGAAGGGTTGCAGAAGACACCGTCACGAGTGGCCAAGATGTATGCCGAACTGACGGCAGGTTACCACATTGATCCGCAGGCGTTGATCAACGGTGCTGTCTTCAGCGTGGCCTACGATGAGATGGTATTGGTCACCAACATCGACTACTACAGTCTCTGTGAACACCACATGCTGCCATTCTTTGGTCAGGTTCACGTGGCCTATATCCCCAATGGCAAAGTTGTCGGTCTAAGTAAGATACCACGCATCGTTGAGATGTTTGCCCGGCGCTTGCAAGTGCAGGAACGGATGACGGTGCAGATCGCAGACTTCATCAATGCCACCCTTGAACCTGCCGGTGTCGCAGTCGTGGCCGAAGGCATTCACATGTGTGGCGTCATGCGCGGTGTCAAGAAGGCCAATGCCCGCATGGTAACCTCGGCAATGCGGGGCGTGTTCCGCGAAGACCCCAAGACGAGGGCCGAGTTTATGGCGCATATTAACCGGGTGAATAATCGTCAGGAATGA